In a single window of the Elaeis guineensis isolate ETL-2024a chromosome 8, EG11, whole genome shotgun sequence genome:
- the LOC105034185 gene encoding guanosine nucleotide diphosphate dissociation inhibitor 2, whose translation MDEEYDVIVLGTGLKECILSGLLSVDGLKVLHMDRNDYYGGESTSLNLIQLWKRFRGSDMPPANLGPSRDYNVDMVPKFMMANGTLVRVLIHTDVTKYLSFKAVDGSYVFNKGKIHKVPATDMEALRSPLMGLFEKRRARKFFIYVQDYDENDPKTHGGLDLTRVTTRELISKYGLDDNTVDFIGHALALHRDDRYLDEPALDTVKRMKLYAESLARFQGGSPYIYPLYGLGELPQAFARLSAVYGGTYMLNKPKCKVEFDVEGKVCGVTSEGETAKCKKVVCDPSYLPNKVRKVGRVARAIAIMSHPIPNTDDSHSVQVILPQKQLGRKSDMYLFCCSYSHNVAPKGKFIAFVSSEAETDRPEIELKPGIDLLGPVDELFFDTYDRFEPVNEPSLDNCFISTSYDATTHFESTVMDVLHMYRMITGKNVDLSVDLSVASAAEE comes from the exons GTCCTGCACATGGACAGGAATGATTACTATGGAGGAGAGTCAACTTCACTTAATCTCATC CAGCTTTGGAAAAGGTTTAGGGGCAGTGATATGCCCCCAGCAAATTTGGGTCCTAGCAGGGATTACAATGTTGACATGGTTCCAAAG TTCATGATGGCAAATGGTACTCTGGTTCGTgttcttatacatactgatgttacAAAATATCTTTCCTTCAAAGCTGTGGATGGGAGCTATGTTTTTAATAAAGGAAAG ATTCACAAAGTTCCTGCAACTGATATGGAAGCACTCAGATCTCCATTGATGGGTTTGTTTGAGAAGCGCCGAGCTCGGAAATTCTTCATTTATGTCCAGGATTATGATGAAAATGATCCAAAAACACATGGGGGACTGGATCTTACAAGAGTGACAACTAGAGAACTTATCTC CAAATATGGGCTGGATGACAATACAGTGGACTTCATTGGTCATGCATTGGCTCTTCATAGAGATGATCGCTATCTAGATGAACCTGCCCTTGATACTGTAAAAAGGATGAAG CTTTATGCAGAATCTCTAGCTCGTTTTCAAGGAGGATCACCATATATCTATCCTCTATATGGATTAGGAGAGCTGCCACAG GCTTTTGCGCGCCTTAGTGCTGTTTATGGTGGAACATACATGTTAAATAAACCCAAATGCAAG GTTGAATTTGATGTTGAAGGAAAAGTTTGTGGTGTGACATCAGAAGGGGAAACTGCTAAGTGCAAGAAGGTCGTATGTGACCCTTCCTACTTACCCAATAAG GTTAGGAAGGTTGGAAGGGTTGCAAGGGCGATAGCTATTATGAGCCATCCCATCCCAAATACCGATGACTCTCATTCAGTGCAGGTTATTCTGCCACAGAAGCAACTGGGACGCAAGTCAGACAT GTATCTCTTCTGTTGTTCTTATTCACACAATGTTGCCCCAAAAGGGAAGTTCATTGCATTTGTCTCGTCGGAAGCTGAGACTGATCGTCCAGAGATAGAACTAAAGCCAGGGATTGATCTTCTTGGGCCAGTAGATGAGCTATTTTTTGATACTTACGACAGATTCGAACCTGTCAATGAACCATCTCTGGATAATTGCTTCATCTCAACT AGTTATGATGCTACGACACATTTTGAGTCAACTGTCATGGACGTGCTTCATATGTATCGCATGATCACCGGAAAG AATGTGGATCTCAGCGTGGATCTGAGTGTTGCTAGTGCTGCAGAAGAATGA